The following proteins come from a genomic window of Miscanthus floridulus cultivar M001 chromosome 2, ASM1932011v1, whole genome shotgun sequence:
- the LOC136538207 gene encoding uncharacterized protein — MGRRLDVLLGRTTKQTARLKSLLGLAVTRLGVVRGHRQVRCGQARGDVEQLLRLGHTDRALARAEHVVREQNALDVLAELEAYCTLIVERAALVDAHRDCPEELREAAAGLVYAAARCGDLPELQEVRGILAAKFGREFVSAASNLRSGCGINAKIVQKLSTKQPSLESRQLVLQEIAAEKGIAVRIYEPPPYEDSGRSNHNHGKTKHDDDERIRRTPPVDDQDEDISGDSAQRYKDVEAAAQAAFESAASAAAAAKAAMELSRGEPRGPRTGRMQMDPEIEKRDEVLDGKKSEKIGHDRSNSSEVEIMPEDEANHGNVAVTKLKQQEPARGKPASVRTKWGF; from the exons ATGGGGAGGAGGCTGGACGTGCTGCTGGGGCGGACGACGAAGCAGACGGCGCGGCTCAAGTCGCTGCTGGGTCTAGCGGTGACGCGGCTCGGCGTGGTGCGGGGCCACCGCCAGGTGCGgtgcgggcaggcgcgcggggacGTGGAGCAGCTGCTCCGCCTCGGCCACACGGACCGCGCGCTGGCCCGCGCGGAGCACGTCGTCCGGGAGCAGAACGCGCTGGACGTGCTCGCCGAGCTCGAGGCCTACTGCACCCTCATCGTCGAGAGGGCCGCGCTCGTCGACGCGCACAGGGACTGCCCCGAGGAGCTGCGGGAGGCGGCGGCCGGGCTGGTCTACGCCGCCGCCAGGTGCGGGGACCTCCCGGAGCTGCAGGAGGTCCGGGGCATCCTCGCAGCCAAGTTCGGCAGGGAGTTCGTCTCCGCGGCGTCCAACCTCCGCAGCGGATGCGGGATCAACGCCAAG ATCGTGCAGAAGCTGTCGACCAAGCAGCCGAGCCTGGAGAGCCGACAGTTGGTGCTACAGGAGATCGCCGCCGAGAAAGGGATCGCCGTGCGCATCTACGAGCCGCCTCCCTACGAGGACTCGGGACGTTCCAACCACAACCACGGAAAGACAAAGCACGACGATGACGAGAGGATCCGCAGGACGCCACCAGTTGATGACCAGGACGAAGACATTTCCGGCGACTCGGCGCAGAGGTACAAGGACGTGGAAGCGGCAGCTCAGGCCGCGTTCGAGTCGGCCGCCTCGGCAGCAGCCGCCGCGAAGGCCGCCATGGAACTCTCGCGGGGGGAGCCCAGGGGGCCGAGGACAGGGAGGATGCAAATGGATCCTGAGATCGAGAAACGGGATGAGGTGCTTGATGGGAAGAAATCTGAGAAGATTGGGCATGACCGGAGTAACAGTTCAGAGGTTGAGATCATGCCGGAGGACGAGGCAAATCATGGCAACGTTGCAGTGACCAAACTGAAACAGCAGGAGCCTGCCAGGGGAAAGCCAGCATCGGTTAGAACAAAGTGGGGATTTTAG